Proteins encoded within one genomic window of uncultured Desulfobacter sp.:
- the cas3 gene encoding CRISPR-associated helicase Cas3', translated as MEDPCPHIKAKGVPEETSLFTHTWLVYSAIRKFAECLDFSIETAGLGAVLHDIGKASTIFQNNLKPGRRKKAITFRHEIASCFFISLFKEALHPPIIEMVIAHHKSIKDDHGEKGLLDLEEYVKNPFKDHAKNWKDWYQDAVRILSAFGIPAQEVTIDDACNNYQKVVAFCREASKKRGYSPWRGLLMAADHFASALILNTPVRLDKTFIPPNLNYFNRTSDLYPLSLKKADSKKRHTIVVACTGAGKTDYLFRRCKNRVFYTLPFQASINAMYNRVKSDLKSSNPDLDIRLLHAASRFSVLDESKDEILLQKLVGAGIKILTPYQLASIIFAIKGFESLIIDIRGCDVILDEIHTYNGVSKSMVLKIVEVLNHLNCRVHIGTATMPSVLYDKLIDTLGKENVSEVCLEKEELDQFDRHRLHKLESWEDAHSILNQELKKHSKILLICNRIDSAQAIYDQVKERYPEIPSMAIHSRFKRKDRLEKEMDLRGVDDQGNSLNKYNTGSGPCIVLSTQVVEVSLDISFDVMVTETAPIDALIQRFGRINRKRTLETIGKYKPVYIIPPPDTSQEAKPYDLEVLNRTFEILPNDQVLHESEYQEKIDHVYPELDITDIENHSAFKKDGTWNQPMLTHNHRSILFDLLEIDNAAAILSSDETDYKEASPEEQMMMEIPVRLYSVKDFSQLKEGKKPFILPDAAYTEDKGLDMAKAQERIQDLYFI; from the coding sequence ATGGAAGATCCATGTCCCCATATAAAAGCCAAAGGAGTTCCTGAAGAGACCTCTCTATTTACTCATACGTGGCTTGTCTATTCAGCCATCCGAAAATTTGCCGAATGCTTGGATTTTAGTATTGAGACAGCCGGATTAGGTGCAGTCCTTCACGATATCGGGAAAGCCAGTACCATATTTCAGAATAATTTGAAGCCTGGCCGCCGTAAAAAAGCCATTACATTCCGCCATGAAATCGCCTCCTGCTTTTTCATATCTCTGTTCAAAGAAGCGTTGCACCCGCCCATTATTGAGATGGTTATCGCCCACCATAAATCCATAAAAGATGATCATGGAGAAAAAGGACTCCTTGACTTGGAAGAGTACGTCAAAAACCCCTTTAAAGATCATGCTAAAAATTGGAAGGACTGGTATCAGGATGCGGTAAGAATTTTGTCTGCCTTTGGCATTCCTGCCCAGGAAGTTACGATTGACGATGCCTGTAACAATTACCAAAAAGTGGTGGCATTTTGCCGGGAGGCATCTAAAAAAAGAGGATATTCCCCATGGCGGGGGCTGTTAATGGCTGCGGATCATTTTGCATCTGCACTTATTTTAAACACTCCGGTTCGTCTTGATAAGACCTTTATCCCTCCAAATCTAAATTATTTTAACAGGACATCCGATTTATATCCTCTTTCCTTAAAAAAAGCAGATTCAAAAAAACGGCACACCATTGTTGTGGCCTGCACCGGAGCCGGAAAAACAGATTACCTTTTCCGAAGATGTAAAAACAGAGTCTTTTACACCCTGCCTTTCCAGGCATCCATCAATGCCATGTACAACCGGGTAAAATCGGATCTCAAATCATCCAATCCTGATCTTGACATCCGGCTTCTACACGCGGCATCCCGGTTTTCAGTCCTTGATGAATCCAAGGACGAAATCCTTTTGCAAAAGCTCGTGGGAGCAGGCATAAAAATCCTGACACCGTACCAACTGGCATCCATTATTTTCGCAATTAAAGGCTTTGAATCCCTGATCATCGACATAAGGGGATGCGATGTTATTCTGGATGAAATCCACACCTATAATGGCGTTTCAAAGTCCATGGTCCTGAAAATCGTTGAAGTATTGAATCATCTCAACTGCAGGGTACATATCGGAACAGCAACCATGCCTTCCGTCCTGTATGACAAGCTGATTGACACCCTTGGAAAAGAGAATGTATCTGAAGTCTGTCTTGAAAAAGAAGAGCTTGATCAATTTGACCGCCACCGGCTGCATAAACTGGAATCATGGGAAGATGCCCATTCGATTTTAAACCAGGAATTAAAGAAACATTCAAAAATTCTTTTGATCTGCAACCGGATTGATTCGGCCCAAGCCATATATGACCAGGTAAAAGAACGATACCCTGAAATTCCGTCCATGGCCATCCACAGCCGTTTCAAACGCAAGGACCGACTTGAAAAAGAGATGGATTTAAGAGGGGTAGACGATCAGGGAAATTCTTTGAATAAATACAACACAGGCTCAGGCCCATGCATTGTCTTATCCACCCAGGTGGTGGAAGTCAGTCTGGATATCAGCTTTGATGTGATGGTTACGGAAACAGCTCCCATAGATGCACTGATCCAAAGATTCGGAAGAATCAACCGAAAACGGACCTTAGAAACCATAGGCAAATATAAACCCGTATACATTATTCCGCCGCCTGACACCTCACAAGAAGCCAAGCCCTATGACCTTGAGGTACTAAATAGAACCTTTGAAATCCTCCCAAACGATCAAGTCCTCCACGAGTCTGAATACCAGGAAAAAATTGATCATGTATATCCGGAGCTGGATATCACCGACATTGAGAACCATTCGGCGTTTAAAAAGGACGGAACATGGAACCAGCCCATGCTGACACATAATCACAGGTCTATTCTTTTTGATCTGCTGGAGATTGATAATGCAGCCGCAATTCTGAGTTCAGACGAAACAGATTATAAAGAGGCGTCGCCCGAAGAACAGATGATGATGGAGATTCCGGTTCGGCTGTATTCGGTAAAAGATTTTTCACAATTGAAAGAGGGCAAAAAGCCCTTTATCTTGCCTGATGCCGCCTACACGGAAGACAAGGGACTGGATATGGCAAAAGCCCAGGAGCGTATTCAAGATTTATATTTTATCTAA